In Pseudomonas sp. PDNC002, the DNA window ACCAGAGTTAGAACCTCAAGCATGCCAGGGTGGTATTTCAAGGATGGCTCCACGCAGACTGGCGTCCACGCTTCAAAGCCTCCCACCTATCCTACACAAGCAGGCTCAAAGTCCAGTGCAAAGCTACAGTAAAGGTTCACGGGGTCTTTCCGTCTAGCCGCGGATACACTGCATCTTCACAGCGATTTCAATTTCACTGAGTCTCGGGTGGAGACAGCGCCGCCATCGTTACGCCATTCGTGCAGGTCGGAACTTACCCGACAAGGAATTTCGCTACCTTAGGACCGTTATAGTTACGGCCGCCGTTTACCGGGGCTTCGATCAAGAGCTTCGCTTTCGCTAACCCCATCAATTAACCTTCCGGCACCGGGCAGGCGTCACACCCTATACGTCCACTTTCGTGTTTGCAGAGTGCTGTGTTTTTAATAAACAGTCGCAGCGGCCTGGTATCTTCGACCGGCATGGGCTTACGGAGTAAATCCTTAACCCTCGCCGGCGCACCTTCTCCCGAAGTTACGGTGCCATTTTGCCTAGTTCCTTCACCCGAGTTCTCTCAAGCGCCTTGGTATTCTCTACCCAACCACCTGTGTCGGTTTGGGGTACGGTTCCTAGTTACCTGAAGCTTAGAAGCTTTTCCTGGAAGCATGGCATCAACCACTTCATCATCTAAAAGATGACTCGTCATCAGCTCTCGGCATTAAGACCCCGGATTTACCTAAGATCTCTGCCTACCACCTTAAACTTGGACAACCAACGCCAAGCTGGCCTAGCCTTCTCCGTCCCTCCATCGCAGTAACTAGAAGTACAGGAATATTAACCTGTTTCCCATCGACTACGCTCTTCAGCCTCGCCTTAGGGACCGACTAACCCTGCGTCGATTAACGTTGCGCAGGAACCCTTGGTCTTTCGGCGTGGGAGTTTTTCACTCCCATTGTCGTTACTCATGTCAGCATTCGCACTTCTGATACCTCCAGCAAGCTTCTCAACTCACCTTCACAGGCTTACAGAACGCTCCTCTACCGCGCATCTTGCGATGCACCCGTAGCTTCGGTGTATGGTTTGAGCCCCGTTACATCTTCCGCGCAGGCCGACTCGACTAGTGAGCTATTACGCTTTCTTTAAAGGGTGGCTGCTTCTAAGCCAACCTCCTAGCTGTCTAAGCCTTCCCACATCGTTTACCACTTAACCATAACTTTGGGACCTTAGCTGACGGTCTGGGTTGTTTCCCTTTTCACGACGGACGTTAGCACCCGCCGTGTGTCTCCCACGCTGACACTTCCAGGTATTCGGAGTTTGCATCGGTTTGGTAAGTCGGGATGACCCCCTAGCCGAAACAGTGCTCTACCCCCTGGAGTGATACGTGAGGCGCTACCTAAATAGCTTTCGAGGAGAACCAGCTATCTCCGAGCTTGATTAGCCTTTCACTCCGATCCACAAGTCATCCCCTACCTTTTCAACGGGAGTGGGTTCGGTCCTCCAGTCAGTGTTACCTAACCTTCAACCTGCTCATGGATAGATCGCCCGGTTTCGGGTCTATACCCAGCGACTAAAACGCCCTATTAAGACTCGCTTTCGCTACGCCTTCCCTATACGGTTAAGCTCGCCACTGAATATAAGTCGCTGACCCATTATACAAAAGGTACGCAGTCACCTAACAAAGTAGGCTCCCACTGCTTGTACGCATACGGTTTCAGGTTCTATTTCACTCCCCTCTCCGGGGTTCTTTTCGCCTTTCCCTCACGGTACTGGTTCACTATCGGTCAGTCAGTAGTATTTAGCCTTGGAGGATGGTCCCCCCATATTCAGACAAAGTTTCTCGTGCTCCGTCCTACTCGATTTCACTTCAAAGAACCTTTCACATACGGGGCTATCACCCACTATGGCCGCACTTTCCAGAGCGTTCTGTTAGATTCAAAGAAGCTTAAGGGCTAGTCCCCGTTCGCTCGCCACTACTAAGGGAATCTCGGTTGATTTCTTTTCCTCAGGGTACTTAGATGTTTCAGTTCCCCTGGTTCGCCTCTTACACCTATGTATTCAGTGCAAGATACCCAGGTTATCCCGGGTGGGTTTCCCCATTCAGAGATCTCCGGATCAAAGTCTGTTTGCCGACTCCCCGAAGCTTATCGCAGGCTACCACGTCTTTCATCGCCTCTGACTGCCAAGGCATCCACCGTATGCGCTTCTTCACTTGACCATATAACCCCAAGCAATCTGGTTACTGTCTCGAACGTGAAGACGACATTCGCCGAAAATTCGCGCTTGAACTCGCAAATTTTACCTTGACTTGAATAATCACCAGTGAAAGAGATTATTCAGTCTACTTCTATCACATACCCAAATTTTTAAAGAACAGTTCTGGCACAAAGACCAGACATCAATGTTCGTTCAACCTGAACATTCATGTCTGAGCTTTCGACGATTTAATGGTGGAGCCAAGGAGGATCGAACTCCTGACCTCCTGCGTGCAAAGCAGGCGCTCTCCCAGCTGAGCTATGGCCCCTTATCGGATCAGCAGCACACCACAACAATTGGTGGGTCTGGGCAGATTCGAACTGCCGACCTCACCCTTATCAGGGGTGCGCTCTAACCAACTGAGCTACAGACCCAATCGTCTAACCAGTGAATCAAGCAATTCGTGTGGGAGCTTATGAAGAAGCTGAGATCTTCGATTAAGGAGGTGATCCAGCCGCAGGTTCCCCTACGGCTACCTTGTTACGACTTCACCCCAGTCATGAATCACTCCGTGGTAACCGTCCCCCTTGCGGTTAGACTAGCTACTTCTGGAGCAACCCACTCCCATGGTGTGACGGGCGGTGTGTACAAGGCCCGGGAACGTATTCACCGTGACATTCTGATTCACGATTACTAGCGATTCCGACTTCACGCAGTCGAGTTGCAGACTGCGATCCGGACTACGATCGGTTTTATGGGATTAGCTCCACCTCGCGGCTTGGCAACCCTCTGTACCGACCATTGTAGCACGTGTGTAGCCCTGGCCGTAAGGGCCATGATGACTTGACGTCATCCCCACCTTCCTCCGGTTTGTCACCGGCAGTCTCCTTAGAGTTCCCACCATAACGTGCTGGTAACTAAGGACAAGGGTTGCGCTCGTTACGGGACTTAACCCAACATCTCACGACACGAGCTGACGACAGCCATGCAGCACCTGTGTTCCGATTCCCGAAGGCACTCTCGCATCTCTGCAAGATTCCGGACATGTCAAGGCCAGGTAAGGTTCTTCGCGTTGCTTCGAATTAAACCACATGCTCCACCGCTTGTGCGGGCCCCCGTCAATTCATTTGAGTTTTAACCTTGCGGCCGTACTCCCCAGGCGGTCGACTTATCGCGTTAGCTGCGCCACTAAAATCTCAAGGATTCCAACGGCTAGTCGACATCGTTTACGGCGTGGACTACCAGGGTATCTAATCCTGTTTGCTCCCCACGCTTTCGCACCTCAGTGTCAGTATCAGTCCAGGTGGTCGCCTTCGCCACTGGTGTTCCTTCCTATATCTACGCATTTCACCGCTACACAGGAAATTCCACCACCCTCTACCGTACTCTAGTCAGGCAGTTATGGATGCAGTTCCCAGGTTGAGCCCGGGGATTTCACATCCATCTTACCAAACCACCTACGCGCGCTTTACGCCCAGTAATTCCGATTAACGCTTGCACCCTTCGTATTACCGCGGCTGCTGGCACGAAGTTAGCCGGTGCTTATTCTGTTGGTAACGTCAAAACAGCAAGGTATTAACTTACTGCCCTTCCTCCCAACTTAAAGTGCTTTACAATCCGAAGACCTTCTTCACACACGCGGCATGGCTGGATCAGGCTTTCGCCCATTGTCCAATATTCCCCACTGCTGCCTCCCGTAGGAGTCTGGACCGTGTCTCAGTTCCAGTGTGACTGATCATCCTCTCAGACCAGTTACGGATCGTCGCCTTGGTAGGCCTTTACCCCACCAACTAGCTAATCCGACCTAGGCTCATCTGATAGCGCAAGGCCCGAAGGTCCCCTGCTTTCTCCCGTAGGACGTATGCGGTATTAGCGTTCCTTTCGAAACGTTGTCCCCCACTACCAGGCAGATTCCTAGGCATTACTCACCCGTCCGCCGCTGAATCATGGAGCAAGCTCCACTCATCCGCTCGACTTGCATGTGTTAGGCCTGCCGCCAGCGTTCAATCTGAGCCATGATCAAACTCTTCAGTTCAATACTGCTTGGGTTTTGAGAAAACCCTAAACTTGGCTCAGCAATCGCATGCTCTATTTAAAGAGCTAAAACTCTCGAATTCACGAGTGTTACTTGCGTTGCTGATAATCAGTCGATCATCAGTCTTACATCACAAGCACCCACACGAATTGCTTGATTCAACTTGTTAAAGAGCAGTTGGTTGATTCTTTCGTCTCAACCGAGGCGCGCATTCTACAGCAGCGTCTCATCTTGTCAAGCGTTGTTTTCGAAAATTTTCTTTTCTACTCAACCGCTTGCGCTTCGGAGAAGTTAACCTTCTCACCAGCGGGAGGCGCATTCTACAGCGTTCAAACTCGCTGTCAAGCACCTCGATGATCTTCTTTTCAGTCGCCGCCGAGGCAGCCAATGGAAAGTAGCAAGCGAGTCACTTGCTGATCACCACCCTCAGTTTCGAACCTTTGTAAGTGCTTGATTTTCAAGCTCTTTCAGCGCTTCGTCGCTGGGAGTGGTGCGCATTATAGGGACTTTAAAAAGACGGTCAACACTTTTCTGAAAGAATTTTCAGTTAGTTGCCGGCCGGCCCCGCAGCAAGGGTAAACGACGTGCTATTGGAGGCGCGCGCAACAACAGCAGTACCACGCCAATAGTGGCGTAGATCGCCCAGCGCTCCAGGTCGGACCGTACGACCCACAGCATATGCAACAACCCCAAAGCGAGGATGACATATATCAGGCGATGCAGTTTCTTCCAGGAGGTCCCGAGCTTACGCATGCTGTAGCGATTGGAGGTGACCGCCAGGGAGAGCAACCCAAGAAAGGCGAAGACACCCACGATGATGTAGGGCCGCTTGCGCAGCTCGACACCCAGCTGAGCCCAATCCAGGCCCAGGATGAAAACCGCATAAGCACTCAGGTGCAGCAGGATATAGGTGAAGCACCATAAGCCAAGCTGACGACGGACCTGTATCCAGCCGCCCCAGCGGGTCACCTTCTGCAGCGGCGTCATCGCCAGCGTTATCAATAGAAGGATGAGACCACCCTGCCCCAGGCGATCCACCAATGCCTTGCCTGGGTCCGGCCCCAGGGCGAAGATCCAAGCCTGATAAAGCCAGAGGACTGGCGGGATCAACGCAGCGAGAAACACTCCACCGCGCCAGAACGGATAGCGCATCAGTAGTCCTTCCTCAAGTCCATGCCTGCATACAGCGAGGCAACTTCATCGGCGTAGCCATTGAACATGAGGGTGGGACGAACATTGGGGCTGAATAGTCCACTGGGCAGCCGGCGCTCCCTAGCCTGCGTCCACCGTGGGTGATCGACCGTGGGATTCACGTTGGCATAGAAACCGTACTCATCCGCAGCAAGGCTCTGCCAGGTGGTCTTGGGCTGTTCCTCGACGAAGCTGATTCGCACGATGGACTTGGCACCCTTGAATCCGTACTTCCACGGCACAACCAGGCGAAGTGGCGCCCCATTCTGATTGGCCAATACCCGCCCATACATACCCACCGCCAGGATTGCCAGCGGGTGCATCGCTTCATCCATTCGCAGACCTTCAACATAAGGCCAGTCAATCAAGGCGAAATTGGATTGCACGCCCGGCATGTCCTGCCGGTCCACCAGGGTTTCGAAGCGCACGAACTTGGCCTTGCTCGTTGGCTCGACACGCTTGATCAGCTCGGAGATCGGAAAGCCGATCCACGGGATGACCATCGACCAGGCCTCGACGCAGCGCAATCTATAGATACGCTCCTCCAACTGATACGGCTTGATGAAGTCCTCCAGCGCGTACTTGCCAGGCTTGCCCACTTCGCCATCGATGACCACCGACCAGGGCTCCGTCTTCAGCGCACCGGCATTGGCAGCGGGATCGCCTTTATCTGGGCCGAACTCGTAGAAGTTGTTGTAGGTCGTTGCATCCTTGAAGGGCGTGATGGCTTCCCCCTTCACCGTCACCGTATCCCAGCGCGTGGCGGACAGCTTCTCGCTTAGCCAGGCGGGAGCGGAGGCTGTGTCAACGTCGGCGTAGCGACCACCCTCGGCCAAGCTCAGCCGTGGCAACCCGGATAACGCGGCAGCCGCCAGCGCACCGCCCATGAAGCGGCGACGGGAGAGATAGAGGGATTCAGGAGTGACTTCCGATTCGTGGCAATCGGAAAAGCGGGACGACTTGATCAGCATGACGGGCTCCGCAACAACTGGCTGTATGCACCAGTAGACTGCGGAGCCCGGAGGAAATTACACGGCGGGCGGCTGCTTGCGACGGCGCAATTGCAACAAGTATTGCACCGGGCCGGAGGCGGCGTAAGCAAGGAAGAGCAGCAACAGGATGCGCGGCGGGTCGGTGAATACGACAGCGAACGCCAGCACCACTACCAGGATCGCCATGAACGGCACGCGACCACGCAGATCCAGATCCTTGAAGCTGTAGTACTTGATATTGCTGACCATCAGCATGCCAGCGGCAGCGACCATCAGGGCAACCAGCAGGGAAACCTTCGCCCCCTGTACGTCGAAGTCGGCAAACGCCCACACCGTACCGGCAACCAGTGCTGCGGCAGCGGGACTGGCCAGACCAATGAAGTAGCGCTTGTCGGCCTTGCCTACCTGAGTATTGAAACGAGCCAGACGCAGCGCGGCACCCGCTACATAAATGAAGGCGACCATCCAGCCGACCTTGCCCAGGCTGCTCAGCGCCCACTCGAAGGCGACCAGCGCCGGCGCGACGCCAAAGGCGACCATGTCGGAAAGCGAGTCATACTCGGCACCGAAGGCGCTCTGGGTGTTGGTCAGACGGGCGACGCGACCGTCGAGACCATCGAGAACCATGGCGACGAAGATGGCGATGGCGGCGTTGGAGAAATCACCGCTCATGGCATTGATGATGGCGTACAGGCCGGTGAACAGCGCGGCGGTGGTGAACAGGTTGGGCAGCAGGTAGATGCCGCGATGGCGAACCTTGCGGCCTTCGGCGTCGTGGCCCTCTTCGATGTGCTCATCGATGGGCAGCAGACTTTCTTCGGTGTCGGAAGCCTTGTTGGGCTCCTCGTGACCTTCACTCATGGACGATTCCTTGAGAACTCGTTGAGGCTGAGATTTGCCGGAGCACGCTACTGCGCGGACAGCCCGGCACCCCGCTTTATACCAGATCACCGCCCCAGAACGAAAAAACGCGGCAAGCGCCGCGTTTCTTCGTTTGTCGCAAAGACCTTAGTTCTTGGTCTTGTCGACAATCTTGTTGGCGGCGATCCACGGCATCATGGCGCGCAGTTGCTCGCCGATGACTTCGATGCCGTGAGCGGCGTTGTTGCGGCGCTTGGCGGTCATCGACGGGTAGTTGGTGGCGCCTTCGGAGATGAACATCTTGGCGTATTCGCCGTCCTGGATGCGCTTCAGTGCGTTGCGCATGGCCTGACGGGATTCGGCGTTGATGACTTCCGGGCCGGTCACGTACTCGCCGTATTCGGCGTTGTTGGAGATCGAGTAGTTCATGTTGGCGATGCCGCCTTCGTACATGAGGTCAACGATCAGCTTCAGTTCGTGCAGGCACTCGAAGTAGGCCATTTCCGGAGCGTAACCGGCTTCGACCAGGGTTTCGAAACCAGCTTTCACCAGCTCGACGCAACCGCCGCACAGAACGGCCTGCTCGCCGAACAGGTCGGTTTCGGTCTCGTCCTTGAAGGTGGTTTCGATGATGCCGGTACGGCCGCCGCCAACGCCGCAGGCGTAGGACAGAGCAACGTTCTTGGCGTTGCCCGAAGCGTCCTGATAGATAGCGATCAGGTCAGGGATACCGCCGCCCTTGACGAACTCGGAACGCACGGTGTGGCCCGGGGCTTTCGGCGCGATCATGATCACGTCGAGGTCAGCGCGCGGAACGACCTGGTTGTAGTGGATGGAGAAGCCGTGAGCGAAGGCCAGGGTAGCGCCCTTCTTCAGATTCGGCTCGATCTCGTCCTTGTACAGGCGGCCCTGGAACTCGTCCGGGGTCAGGATCATGACCAGGTCGGCGGCGGCAACGGCTTCGGCCACTTCGGCGACTTTCAGGCCATGGTTCTGAGCCTTGGCAACGGAGGAAGAACCCGCACGCAGGCCGACGGTAACGTCGACGCCGGAGTCTTTCAGGTTGCAGGCGTGGGCATGGCCCTGGGAACCGTAACCGATGATGGCAACTTTCTTGCTCTGAACGATGGAGAGGTCACAGTCTTTATCGTAGAAAACGCGCATTTGGGTAATCCCCTGTCAGTTGGCCTCGTGGGCCGTATTTCAAATCAGATGCTGAGAGTCTTGTCGCCACGGGCAATGCCGGTGACGCCGCTGCGGACAACTTCGAGGATCGACGCGGTGCCGATGGCCTGGATGAAGCTGTCCAGCTTGTCGCTGGTGCCGGCCAACTGCACGGTGTAGACGCTGCTGGTGACGTCGACGATCTGCCCACGGAAGATGTCGGTAGTGCGTTTGACCTCGGCGCGCTGGGCACCGGTGGCCTTTACTTTCACCAGCATCAGCTCGCGCTCGATGTGCGCGCTCTCCGAGAGATTCACCAGTTTTACCACCTCGATGAGCTTGTTGAGGTTCTTGGTGATCTGCTCGATGACTTCATCCTGACCGGCGGTGGTCAGGGTCAGGCGCGACAGCGTCGGGTCCTCGGTCGGGGCGACGGTCAGGCTTTCGATGTTGTAGTTGCGCTGTGAGAACAGGCCGACGACGCGGGAGAGCGCACCGGGTTCGTTTTCCAGCAGCAGGGAAATGATGTGTCGCATGATCAGGTACGCTCCGTCTTGCTCAGCCACATGTCGCGCATCGCACCACCGCGGATCTGCATCGGGTAGACGTGCTCGCTGGTATCGACCTGGATGTCGAGGAAGACCAGGCGATTCTTCATCGCGAAGGCTTCTTCCATCATCGGCTTCAGGTCCTTCAGGTCGGTGATGCGCATGCCGACGTGGCCATACGCTTCAGCCAGCTTGACGAAGTCCGGCAGCGATTCCATGTAGGAGTGCGAGTAGCGGCTGTTGTACTGCATGTCCTGCCATTGGCGGACCATGCCCAGCGCACCGTTGTTCAGGTTGACGATCTTCACCGGCAGGTCGTACTGCAGGCAGGTGGACAGCTCCTGGATATTCATCTGGATGCTGCCTTCACCGGTCACGCAGGCGACGTCGGCTTCGGGGAAGTTCAGCTTCACGCCCATGGCGGCCGGGAAGCCGAAGCCCATGGTGCCCAGGCCACCGGAGTTGATCCAGCGATTGGGTTTGTTGAAGCGGTAGTACTGCGCCGCGAACATCTGGTGCTGACCAACATCGGAAGCCACGAAGGCATCGCCGTTGGTGACTTCGCAAAGGGTCTCGATCACGGTCTGCGGCTTGATGATGCTGCCGTCGCCCATGTTGTACGGGAACAGGCCACGGTTACCGCGCCATTCCTCGATCTGCTTCCACCAGGCAGCCTGGGCTTCCTTGTTCGGGGTCTCGCCGATTTCCTTGAGGATCGCGACCATTTCGGTCAGGACGCTATCCACCGGGCCAACGATCGGGATGTCGGCTTTCACGGTCTTGGAGATCGAGGCCGGGTCGATGTCGACATGGATGATCTTGGCGTTCGGGCAGAACTTGGCGGCGGTCTCGCCGTTGATCACGCGGTCGTCGAAGCGCGCGCCGACGGCGAAGATCACGTCAGCGTGGTGCATTGCGAGGTTCGCGGTGTAGCTGCCGTGCATGCCGAGCATGCCGACGAACTGGCGATCGGTGCCCGGATAGCCGCCAAGACCCATCAGGGTGTTGGTGACCGGCACGTTGAGCATGCGCGCGACTTCAGTCAGCGGCTCGGCGGCGTTGCCCATGATCACGCCACCACCGGCGTAGATGATCGGGCGCTTGGCGGCCAGCAGCATCTCGGCGGCCTTGCGGATCTGGCCGGAGTGGCCACGGACCGCAGGGCTGTAGGAGCGCAGCTTCACTTTTTTCGGGTAGTTGTATTCGAACTTCTGGGTCGGATCGCCCATATCCTTCGGAATATCGATCACCACCGGGCCGGGACGGCCGGACTGGGCGATATAGAAGGCCTTCTTGATGACCTCGGGGATTTCCGACGGGTGCTTGATGATGAAGCTGTGCTTCACGATCGGGCGGGAGATACCGACCATGTCGGTTTCCTGGAACGCGTCGGTACCGACCATGTTGCTCGCCACCTGGCCGGAGATCACCACCATCGGGATGGAGTCCATGTAGGCGGTAGCGATGCCGGTGATGGCGTTGGTCGCGCCGGGACCGGAGGTCACCAGCACCACGCCAGGCTTGCCAGTGGCGCGCGCATAGCCGTCGGCCATGTGGGTAGCGGCCTGCTCGTGGCGAACCAGGATGTGGGTTACTTCGTTCTCTTTGAAGAGAGCGTCGTAGATATGCAGGAGGGCACCGCCCGGGTACCCGTAGATGTACTTAACGCCTTCGTCACGCAGCGAGCGGACGACCATTTCAGCGCCGGATAAAAGTTCCACGTTGTCACCTCTAGAACGCTATATACGGAAACCCCCAACGTGGGGGACCGACTTGGATGGCTGCCCGGCAGACATGGGCGAATGTAATCGCCGGCTACGTCGACTGCCGATTGAGCAGAACCTGGAGACACTCCTGTTTGTGTTACGGAGAGCCTCCACCCAGCGCGAGGTAACGCGAAACAGGGTGAAACTTTGCGGCGCGGGTAGCACCTCTTGTCTGCCGAGTAAAACCAGCTTGCGGCCGGCCCACTGCAGCGAATCTTGGATTCTTCTGAAACGAAGCGGCCAAGTCAAGCCATATATGGCTTTGGATGAAGCAGGGATGTGAACTTTCTCAGAGTGAATAAGCGCACGATTTGGTTATAGTTACCGACAGACTCCGCATCCCAAGGATCGACAACGCATGCGACGGACGATTTTCATGGGCAGCCTGCTGCTCGCACTGGCCCCGACCGTGATGGCCGCGCAGGTCTACAAATGGGTCGACGCGCAAGGCGTTACGCACTTCGGCGCGCAGCCGCCCGAAGGCAGCAACGCCGATACCGTCAACACCAACACTGCACAGCCCAAGACGCCGGCCGCACCACCGGCACAGCCGTCCCTTCCCCCGTCTGTTGACGAGAAGCAGAAAGCCATCGACGACAAGGTGAAGCAGGAAGTGGCGCAGCAGGAAGCCGAGCGCAGCAAGCAGTGCAATCAGCTACGCAACGATCTGGCACAGATGAAGAACAATCCGCGCATCCGAGTGGACGACGGGAGCGGCGAATTGCGCCGGCTTACCGAAGAGGAACGCCAGGCGCGCATCGTCAAGAGCGAAACGGATATCCGCGAGAACTGCAACTGAGCGCGATCGCTCAGTTGTCGCCGGAGATCAGCCGGTCGAACGCCCCGAGCGCATTCAGCAGCGCTGCCGCGCGGACGCCTTGCGGGGCGTAGGCCTCTTCCGCGATGGCGCGGATGCCTGAAGCCTGCGGCAGATCCGCGCCGCTTTCGATGATCAGCTTCATCCGCGGCAGAAAGATCCACTGCAGCCACTCTTCCATCGTCAGCGTATCCACGCAGAACGGCTCGACGCTCGAAAGCCTCTCCAGCGATGGGCTTTCGCTTCCCCACAGACCAATGGCGCGCATCTCCCGCTCGATCAGCAAGAGCTGATCGGCGATAGCCAGGATGCGCTCGTCCATTACAGCGTCACCTTGGCTTTCTGGCGTGCTTCGGCGGCGCCAGCGGCATTACCTTGCTGGTCGCGACACTTGGCGATCAGGTCCCAGAGACTGGCTTGCATGGCCGGGCGGCCGTTCGCCAGCGACAGACCCCGCAGGGCGACCTGCTCGGCCTGCGCCGCATCGCCCTGGGCCAGACGCACCTGGGCGAGCTTGTAGAGCACTTGCGGCTCGCGCGGAGCGATGCGCTGGGCGCGCTCCAGGCTCGCTGCGGCGCCATTCAGATCACCGCCACCCTGCTGCTGCGAGGCGGAGGTCAGCAGCGCCAGCACCGGTCCGTCGAGCTGCTCGTCGGCCGACAGGCCCGAGTTGCTTGACGGAATGCCGGACGGCCCCTGATAGGTACTGCCCTGGGTAGACGGCGCGGCCTGCTGCGTCTGGTACGCCGGCTGCTGATAGGTCTGCGACTGGAAACCACCATTGGACGTGATACCGCCGCTGGTGGAGATGGGCTGCTGCGAGTACGTCGAGCCGCCGCTGCCTGGC includes these proteins:
- a CDS encoding acetolactate synthase 3 large subunit; its protein translation is MELLSGAEMVVRSLRDEGVKYIYGYPGGALLHIYDALFKENEVTHILVRHEQAATHMADGYARATGKPGVVLVTSGPGATNAITGIATAYMDSIPMVVISGQVASNMVGTDAFQETDMVGISRPIVKHSFIIKHPSEIPEVIKKAFYIAQSGRPGPVVIDIPKDMGDPTQKFEYNYPKKVKLRSYSPAVRGHSGQIRKAAEMLLAAKRPIIYAGGGVIMGNAAEPLTEVARMLNVPVTNTLMGLGGYPGTDRQFVGMLGMHGSYTANLAMHHADVIFAVGARFDDRVINGETAAKFCPNAKIIHVDIDPASISKTVKADIPIVGPVDSVLTEMVAILKEIGETPNKEAQAAWWKQIEEWRGNRGLFPYNMGDGSIIKPQTVIETLCEVTNGDAFVASDVGQHQMFAAQYYRFNKPNRWINSGGLGTMGFGFPAAMGVKLNFPEADVACVTGEGSIQMNIQELSTCLQYDLPVKIVNLNNGALGMVRQWQDMQYNSRYSHSYMESLPDFVKLAEAYGHVGMRITDLKDLKPMMEEAFAMKNRLVFLDIQVDTSEHVYPMQIRGGAMRDMWLSKTERT
- the msrQ gene encoding protein-methionine-sulfoxide reductase heme-binding subunit MsrQ, giving the protein MRYPFWRGGVFLAALIPPVLWLYQAWIFALGPDPGKALVDRLGQGGLILLLITLAMTPLQKVTRWGGWIQVRRQLGLWCFTYILLHLSAYAVFILGLDWAQLGVELRKRPYIIVGVFAFLGLLSLAVTSNRYSMRKLGTSWKKLHRLIYVILALGLLHMLWVVRSDLERWAIYATIGVVLLLLRAPPIARRLPLLRGRPATN
- the ilvC gene encoding ketol-acid reductoisomerase, which translates into the protein MRVFYDKDCDLSIVQSKKVAIIGYGSQGHAHACNLKDSGVDVTVGLRAGSSSVAKAQNHGLKVAEVAEAVAAADLVMILTPDEFQGRLYKDEIEPNLKKGATLAFAHGFSIHYNQVVPRADLDVIMIAPKAPGHTVRSEFVKGGGIPDLIAIYQDASGNAKNVALSYACGVGGGRTGIIETTFKDETETDLFGEQAVLCGGCVELVKAGFETLVEAGYAPEMAYFECLHELKLIVDLMYEGGIANMNYSISNNAEYGEYVTGPEVINAESRQAMRNALKRIQDGEYAKMFISEGATNYPSMTAKRRNNAAHGIEVIGEQLRAMMPWIAANKIVDKTKN
- the ilvN gene encoding acetolactate synthase small subunit; translated protein: MRHIISLLLENEPGALSRVVGLFSQRNYNIESLTVAPTEDPTLSRLTLTTAGQDEVIEQITKNLNKLIEVVKLVNLSESAHIERELMLVKVKATGAQRAEVKRTTDIFRGQIVDVTSSVYTVQLAGTSDKLDSFIQAIGTASILEVVRSGVTGIARGDKTLSI
- the msrP gene encoding protein-methionine-sulfoxide reductase catalytic subunit MsrP encodes the protein MLIKSSRFSDCHESEVTPESLYLSRRRFMGGALAAAALSGLPRLSLAEGGRYADVDTASAPAWLSEKLSATRWDTVTVKGEAITPFKDATTYNNFYEFGPDKGDPAANAGALKTEPWSVVIDGEVGKPGKYALEDFIKPYQLEERIYRLRCVEAWSMVIPWIGFPISELIKRVEPTSKAKFVRFETLVDRQDMPGVQSNFALIDWPYVEGLRMDEAMHPLAILAVGMYGRVLANQNGAPLRLVVPWKYGFKGAKSIVRISFVEEQPKTTWQSLAADEYGFYANVNPTVDHPRWTQARERRLPSGLFSPNVRPTLMFNGYADEVASLYAGMDLRKDY
- a CDS encoding DUF4124 domain-containing protein, with amino-acid sequence MRRTIFMGSLLLALAPTVMAAQVYKWVDAQGVTHFGAQPPEGSNADTVNTNTAQPKTPAAPPAQPSLPPSVDEKQKAIDDKVKQEVAQQEAERSKQCNQLRNDLAQMKNNPRIRVDDGSGELRRLTEEERQARIVKSETDIRENCN
- the pssA gene encoding CDP-diacylglycerol--serine O-phosphatidyltransferase; its protein translation is MSEGHEEPNKASDTEESLLPIDEHIEEGHDAEGRKVRHRGIYLLPNLFTTAALFTGLYAIINAMSGDFSNAAIAIFVAMVLDGLDGRVARLTNTQSAFGAEYDSLSDMVAFGVAPALVAFEWALSSLGKVGWMVAFIYVAGAALRLARFNTQVGKADKRYFIGLASPAAAALVAGTVWAFADFDVQGAKVSLLVALMVAAAGMLMVSNIKYYSFKDLDLRGRVPFMAILVVVLAFAVVFTDPPRILLLLFLAYAASGPVQYLLQLRRRKQPPAV
- a CDS encoding YqcC family protein, producing the protein MDERILAIADQLLLIEREMRAIGLWGSESPSLERLSSVEPFCVDTLTMEEWLQWIFLPRMKLIIESGADLPQASGIRAIAEEAYAPQGVRAAALLNALGAFDRLISGDN
- a CDS encoding tetratricopeptide repeat protein, whose product is MRKAWFAASATLALLSGCASPQHGAIPVQDSGTSVSNSERVGRSGGNYQAPVKAGAGQSIPQGDSGVTVMVPQDAGAAPIQTFPAQSGAAPISTSPMTTAPGSGGSTYSQQPISTSGGITSNGGFQSQTYQQPAYQTQQAAPSTQGSTYQGPSGIPSSNSGLSADEQLDGPVLALLTSASQQQGGGDLNGAAASLERAQRIAPREPQVLYKLAQVRLAQGDAAQAEQVALRGLSLANGRPAMQASLWDLIAKCRDQQGNAAGAAEARQKAKVTL